Proteins encoded by one window of Xanthomonas sp. DAR 80977:
- a CDS encoding twin transmembrane helix small protein gives MNDSLKTLLIVAFLLVILWNLGAGLYYLLVDRGQSKRTVNALTWRIGLSVCLILLVILGIYTGVIKPHGLGR, from the coding sequence ATGAACGACTCGCTGAAAACCCTGCTGATCGTCGCGTTCCTGCTGGTCATTCTGTGGAACCTCGGCGCCGGCCTGTACTACCTGTTGGTGGACCGCGGCCAGAGCAAGCGCACGGTGAACGCATTGACCTGGCGCATCGGCCTATCGGTGTGCCTGATCCTGCTGGTGATCCTGGGCATCTACACCGGCGTGATCAAGCCGCATGGGCTAGGCCGCTGA
- a CDS encoding SURF1 family protein: MTLTASSRVAARARMPLWLGWSVALAVALGFCALGRWQLLRMHEKQALLAQAAHIRDRPQALADALRAARPAELAWVHGSGRFLPGQVLLDNQLREGRSGVKVYQPFLADGARAPLLVELGWLPLPADRALPTPLPLQGQYTLVGLLGPAPSHGLTLGPALVAAPAPQLWLAMRIEPAAIGQALGRRDILSQVLRLDPALPLGYPRDLDMLPNTLPPERHLGYAVQWFGLALAVLITAGLLSWRARKGRGGR, encoded by the coding sequence ATGACCCTGACCGCGTCCTCGCGCGTCGCCGCGCGCGCGCGCATGCCGCTGTGGCTGGGCTGGAGCGTCGCGCTGGCGGTGGCGCTGGGATTCTGCGCGCTCGGCCGCTGGCAATTGCTGCGCATGCACGAGAAACAGGCGCTGCTCGCGCAGGCCGCGCATATCCGCGATCGCCCGCAGGCGCTGGCGGATGCGTTGCGTGCCGCGCGGCCGGCGGAACTGGCCTGGGTGCACGGCAGCGGCCGTTTCCTGCCTGGGCAGGTCCTGCTCGACAACCAGCTGCGCGAGGGCCGCAGCGGGGTCAAGGTGTATCAGCCGTTCCTGGCCGATGGCGCGCGCGCGCCGCTGCTGGTGGAACTGGGCTGGCTGCCGCTGCCGGCCGATCGCGCGCTGCCGACGCCGCTGCCGTTGCAGGGGCAGTACACGCTGGTCGGCCTGCTCGGGCCGGCGCCGTCGCACGGGCTGACCCTGGGGCCGGCGCTGGTCGCCGCGCCGGCGCCGCAGCTGTGGCTGGCGATGCGCATCGAGCCGGCGGCGATCGGCCAGGCGCTCGGACGCCGCGACATTTTGTCGCAGGTGCTGCGCCTGGATCCGGCCCTGCCGCTGGGCTATCCGCGCGACCTGGACATGCTGCCGAACACGCTGCCACCCGAGCGCCACCTGGGTTACGCGGTGCAATGGTTCGGCCTGGCGCTGGCGGTGCTGATCACCGCGGGGCTGCTCAGCTGGCGCGCGCGCAAGGGACGAGGCGGGCGCTGA
- a CDS encoding COX15/CtaA family protein has product MNLFAPPALFRHFHRMAWLAALFTASTIMFGSFVRLSDAGMSCPDWPTCYGRVTWPQSSAEANAHAASKIRPLETHKAWREQVHRFLAGALGVEVLVLSLLAARRRRLGIAQIVGAALLVALSIPLYMSGWPTLAMALAGAGEAILLLAALRWSNADLARAAVLTLAVVIFQALLGMWTVTLLLKPIVVMGHLLGGLLMFSLLVWMAWRATHLPITLADAARLKWLLRIGVAVLALQIALGGWVSANYAALACGGGSWSADNFPRCVSQWWPPHDFREGFTLWRGIGVDYEGGVLDGAARIAIQMAHRMMALLVAAYLLWLGWRLSRSPGMRGWAAALVLLLVAQVSLGILNVKLALPLPVAVLHNAGAVALLFVLVSLLARLRAPQ; this is encoded by the coding sequence ATGAACCTGTTCGCGCCACCGGCGCTGTTTCGGCACTTCCACCGCATGGCCTGGCTGGCGGCGCTGTTCACCGCCAGCACGATCATGTTCGGTTCGTTCGTGCGCCTGTCCGACGCGGGGATGAGCTGTCCGGACTGGCCGACCTGCTACGGCCGGGTGACCTGGCCGCAGAGCAGCGCCGAGGCCAACGCGCACGCGGCCAGCAAGATCCGCCCGCTGGAGACGCACAAGGCCTGGCGCGAGCAGGTGCACCGCTTCCTGGCCGGGGCGCTGGGCGTGGAAGTGCTGGTGCTGTCGCTGCTGGCCGCGCGCCGGCGCCGGCTCGGCATCGCGCAGATCGTCGGCGCCGCGCTGCTGGTGGCGCTGTCGATCCCGCTGTACATGTCCGGTTGGCCGACGCTGGCGATGGCGCTGGCGGGCGCCGGGGAAGCGATCCTGCTGCTGGCGGCGCTGCGCTGGTCCAATGCCGACCTGGCGCGCGCGGCGGTGCTGACCCTGGCGGTGGTGATCTTCCAGGCGTTGCTGGGCATGTGGACGGTGACCCTGCTGCTCAAGCCGATCGTGGTGATGGGGCATCTGCTCGGCGGCCTGCTGATGTTCTCGCTGCTGGTCTGGATGGCCTGGCGCGCCACCCACCTGCCGATCACCCTGGCCGATGCGGCGCGGCTGAAGTGGCTGCTGCGCATCGGCGTGGCGGTGCTGGCGCTGCAGATCGCGCTCGGCGGCTGGGTCAGCGCCAACTACGCGGCGCTGGCCTGCGGCGGCGGCAGCTGGTCGGCCGACAACTTCCCGCGCTGCGTCAGCCAGTGGTGGCCGCCGCACGATTTCCGCGAAGGCTTCACCCTGTGGCGCGGCATCGGCGTGGACTACGAAGGCGGAGTGCTCGACGGCGCGGCGCGCATCGCGATCCAGATGGCGCACCGGATGATGGCGCTGCTGGTGGCGGCCTACCTGCTGTGGCTGGGCTGGCGGTTGAGCCGCTCGCCGGGTATGCGCGGCTGGGCGGCGGCGCTGGTGCTGCTGCTGGTCGCGCAGGTCAGCCTCGGCATCCTCAACGTCAAGCTGGCGCTGCCGTTGCCGGTGGCGGTGCTGCACAACGCCGGCGCGGTGGCGCTGCTGTTCGTGCTGGTGTCGTTGCTGGCGCGGCTGCGGGCGCCGCAATGA
- the cyoE gene encoding heme o synthase: MSAKGIHWRDYWDLTKPKVVALIVFTALVGMCLAIPGAPTWLQVRTGLIGFFGIWLAASAAAAINQLLDARIDAQMARTSWRPLVVGKVLPWQVLLFATALTALSMAILVIWVNTITAVLTFASLIGYAVIYTVFLKRTTPQNIVIGGLAGAAPPLLGWAAITGMQGQWDWAYASLLVLIIFVWTPPHFWALAIFRRADYAKASVPMLPVTHGVAHTRKQILVYTLLLVVATLLPAAVGMSGVFYLGGALVLNAVFVWYAWRMLDPPDEMFSMRMFGYSIVYLMALFAFLLVDHWIS; this comes from the coding sequence ATGAGCGCCAAGGGCATCCACTGGCGCGACTACTGGGACCTGACCAAGCCCAAGGTGGTGGCGCTGATCGTGTTCACCGCGCTGGTCGGCATGTGCCTGGCGATTCCCGGTGCGCCGACCTGGCTGCAGGTGCGCACCGGGCTGATCGGCTTCTTCGGCATCTGGCTGGCGGCCTCGGCCGCGGCGGCGATCAACCAGTTGCTGGACGCGCGCATCGACGCGCAGATGGCGCGCACCTCGTGGCGGCCGCTGGTGGTGGGCAAGGTGCTGCCGTGGCAGGTGCTGCTGTTCGCCACGGCGCTGACTGCGCTGTCGATGGCGATCCTGGTGATCTGGGTCAACACCATCACCGCGGTGCTGACCTTCGCCTCGCTGATCGGCTATGCGGTGATCTACACCGTGTTCCTGAAGCGCACCACGCCGCAGAACATCGTCATCGGCGGCCTGGCCGGCGCGGCGCCGCCGCTGCTGGGCTGGGCCGCGATCACCGGCATGCAGGGCCAGTGGGACTGGGCCTACGCGTCGCTGCTGGTGCTGATCATCTTCGTGTGGACGCCGCCGCACTTCTGGGCGCTGGCGATCTTCCGCCGCGCCGACTACGCCAAGGCGTCGGTGCCGATGCTGCCGGTCACCCACGGCGTGGCGCATACGCGCAAGCAGATCCTGGTGTACACGCTGCTGCTGGTGGTGGCGACGCTGCTGCCGGCGGCGGTGGGCATGAGCGGCGTGTTCTACCTCGGCGGCGCGCTGGTGCTGAACGCGGTGTTCGTCTGGTACGCCTGGCGCATGCTCGACCCGCCGGACGAGATGTTCTCGATGCGCATGTTCGGCTACTCGATCGTGTACCTGATGGCGCTGTTCGCGTTCCTGCTGGTCGATCACTGGATCAGCTGA
- a CDS encoding methyl-accepting chemotaxis protein, whose product MWGRNKRDAAAVQGMVERVRQAEAERDLARAEAERARAGLDYLRGRFDLVTAGTTDGLWDMSVIAGDPINPANEFWWSAQFRALLGFASEAEFPNVLDSWASRLHPEDKQATLEAFAAHLADRSGLTPYDVEYRLLLKNGQYRWFRALGTTQRDAHGAPLRVAGALTDISERRERAAFLDVVLTRFELGAEMLNDGLWDMSVIAGDPINPSNEFWWSPQFRTLLGFASEAEFPNVLDSWASRLHPDDKQDALNAFAAHLNDRSGRTAFDVEYRLQQKSGQYRWFRARGLTKRAADGTPLRAVGALLDIHAARQLGEAARALQVAAAEMVEDNTDLARRTEQQAAALEEAASSMEEITSTVQRNVDHVGHANQLVDGASDVAQRGGTVVSDVVDTMSGIETASRKIADIISVIDGIAFQTNILALNAAVEAARAGEQGRGFAVVATEVRSLAQRCADAAREVRGLIASSNEQVGRGSALVARAGATMDELLGAVREVQRIMAEIAAASREQSAGIGQVNQIVMQMDTATQQNAALVEKMADAARGLEGQAQGLNAHTGSGRRPGSSDAGQPVSPARVAA is encoded by the coding sequence ATGTGGGGAAGGAACAAGCGTGATGCGGCTGCAGTTCAGGGCATGGTCGAGCGCGTGCGCCAGGCCGAGGCCGAGCGCGATCTCGCCCGCGCCGAGGCCGAGCGCGCGCGCGCCGGGCTGGACTATCTGCGCGGCCGTTTCGACCTGGTGACCGCCGGCACCACCGACGGGCTGTGGGACATGAGCGTGATCGCCGGCGATCCGATCAACCCGGCCAACGAATTCTGGTGGTCGGCGCAGTTCCGCGCCTTGCTCGGCTTCGCCTCCGAGGCGGAATTCCCGAACGTGCTCGACAGCTGGGCCTCGCGTCTGCACCCGGAGGACAAGCAGGCCACGCTCGAGGCGTTCGCCGCGCACTTGGCCGACCGCAGCGGCCTGACCCCGTACGACGTGGAATACCGGCTGCTGCTGAAGAACGGGCAGTACCGTTGGTTCCGCGCGCTCGGCACCACCCAGCGCGACGCCCACGGCGCGCCGCTGCGGGTGGCCGGCGCGCTCACCGACATCTCCGAACGGCGCGAACGCGCCGCGTTCCTGGACGTGGTCCTGACCCGCTTCGAACTCGGCGCGGAAATGCTCAACGACGGGCTGTGGGACATGAGCGTGATCGCCGGCGATCCGATCAACCCGTCCAACGAGTTCTGGTGGTCGCCGCAGTTCCGCACGCTGCTCGGCTTCGCCTCCGAGGCGGAATTCCCGAACGTGCTCGACAGCTGGGCCTCGCGCCTGCATCCGGACGACAAGCAGGACGCGCTGAACGCCTTCGCTGCCCATCTCAACGACCGCAGCGGCCGCACCGCTTTCGACGTGGAGTACCGGCTGCAGCAGAAGAGCGGCCAGTACCGCTGGTTCCGCGCGCGCGGGCTGACCAAGCGCGCGGCCGACGGCACGCCGCTGCGCGCGGTCGGCGCGCTGCTGGACATCCACGCTGCGCGCCAGCTCGGCGAGGCCGCGCGGGCGCTGCAGGTGGCGGCGGCGGAGATGGTGGAGGACAACACCGACCTGGCCCGGCGCACCGAACAGCAGGCGGCGGCACTCGAGGAAGCCGCCAGCTCGATGGAGGAAATCACCAGCACCGTGCAGCGCAACGTGGACCACGTGGGCCACGCCAACCAACTGGTGGACGGCGCCAGCGACGTGGCCCAACGCGGCGGTACCGTGGTGAGCGACGTGGTCGACACGATGTCCGGCATCGAAACCGCGTCGCGCAAGATCGCCGACATCATCAGCGTCATCGACGGCATCGCCTTCCAGACCAACATCCTGGCGCTGAACGCGGCGGTGGAAGCGGCCCGCGCCGGCGAACAGGGCCGCGGTTTCGCGGTGGTCGCCACCGAGGTGCGCAGCCTGGCCCAGCGTTGCGCCGATGCCGCCAGGGAAGTGCGCGGCCTGATCGCCAGTTCCAACGAACAGGTCGGGCGCGGTTCGGCGCTGGTGGCGCGGGCCGGCGCCACGATGGACGAACTGCTCGGCGCGGTGCGCGAAGTGCAGCGGATCATGGCCGAGATCGCCGCCGCCAGCCGCGAACAGAGCGCCGGGATCGGGCAGGTCAACCAGATCGTGATGCAGATGGACACGGCCACGCAGCAGAACGCCGCGCTGGTCGAGAAGATGGCCGACGCCGCGCGCGGACTGGAGGGCCAGGCGCAAGGCCTGAATGCGCATACCGGCAGCGGACGCCGCCCCGGCAGCAGCGACGCCGGTCAGCCGGTTTCGCCGGCACGCGTGGCGGCCTGA
- a CDS encoding thioredoxin family protein, with protein sequence MSRTLRLSVMTSASLAALLALGGCDKPPAPAKPQAAAPAKAPDSAGIAWREGDVDDAFAEAREQNKPVLLYWGAAWCPPCNRLKATLFKDPAFIARTRAFVAVHLDGDSQGAQAWGERFGIKGYPTIIVLRPDRSEVTRLAGDSDTTRLAEALRVAATRTTTSAQLLQKALQAPATLDADDWTLLGEYGWAVDASQLVKPGEAAGVLAQLAAAAPQPALQRRFALQALAAQDPGKAGAADAKRRAANRSLLQAVLADPAEVRANRSTLTYAARELVQAAAADAAERGTLSGALTHALDQVYADSSLPISDRLDTAAADIALARLAQGQPADAGDGPHPPLPAAVVAKVQQRVQWAEQAAKTDYERQSTISTAAGLLDDAGDSAGAEQLLLAELGRSKTPYYYMPDLAGLAEARGDKQTALYWLKKAYESAEGPATRVQWGVLYVDGLIRLQPDNAAAIEAAAGQVIGELAGQPGGYHQRTRQRFDTLAKTLQGWSKGHDGNAVLARLQRKMQESCGSQDRDSCQHWLG encoded by the coding sequence ATGAGCCGCACGCTCCGCCTTTCCGTGATGACGTCCGCCAGCCTTGCCGCCCTGCTGGCACTGGGCGGCTGCGACAAGCCGCCCGCTCCGGCCAAGCCGCAGGCCGCCGCACCGGCCAAGGCGCCGGACAGCGCCGGCATCGCCTGGCGCGAGGGCGACGTCGACGACGCCTTCGCCGAAGCGCGCGAGCAGAACAAGCCGGTGCTGCTGTACTGGGGCGCGGCCTGGTGCCCGCCGTGCAACCGGCTCAAGGCCACCCTGTTCAAGGACCCGGCCTTCATCGCCCGCACCCGCGCCTTCGTCGCGGTGCACCTGGACGGCGATTCGCAGGGCGCGCAGGCCTGGGGCGAACGCTTCGGCATCAAGGGCTATCCGACCATCATCGTGCTGCGCCCGGACCGCAGCGAGGTCACCCGCCTGGCCGGCGACAGCGACACCACGCGCCTGGCCGAGGCGCTGCGCGTGGCCGCGACCCGCACCACCACCTCGGCGCAGTTGCTGCAGAAGGCGCTGCAGGCGCCGGCCACGCTCGACGCCGACGATTGGACCCTGCTCGGCGAGTACGGCTGGGCGGTGGACGCCAGCCAGCTGGTCAAGCCGGGAGAGGCCGCCGGCGTGCTCGCGCAACTGGCCGCCGCCGCGCCGCAACCGGCGCTGCAGCGCCGCTTCGCGCTGCAGGCGCTGGCCGCGCAGGATCCAGGCAAGGCCGGCGCCGCCGACGCCAAGCGCCGCGCCGCCAATCGCAGCCTGCTGCAGGCGGTGCTCGCCGATCCGGCCGAGGTGCGCGCCAACCGCAGCACGCTGACCTACGCAGCGCGCGAGCTGGTGCAGGCCGCGGCCGCCGACGCCGCCGAGCGCGGTACGCTGTCCGGCGCGTTGACCCATGCGCTGGACCAGGTCTACGCCGACAGCAGCCTGCCGATCAGCGATCGCCTGGACACCGCCGCCGCGGACATCGCGCTGGCGCGGCTGGCGCAAGGCCAGCCGGCCGATGCCGGCGACGGGCCGCATCCGCCGCTGCCGGCCGCGGTGGTCGCCAAGGTGCAGCAGCGCGTGCAGTGGGCCGAGCAGGCCGCCAAGACCGACTACGAACGCCAGTCCACGATCAGCACCGCCGCCGGCCTGCTCGACGACGCCGGCGACAGCGCCGGCGCCGAACAGTTGCTGCTGGCCGAGCTGGGGCGCAGCAAGACGCCGTACTACTACATGCCGGACCTGGCCGGCCTGGCCGAGGCGCGCGGCGACAAGCAGACCGCGCTGTACTGGCTGAAGAAGGCCTACGAGAGCGCCGAAGGCCCCGCCACCCGGGTGCAGTGGGGCGTGCTCTACGTCGACGGCCTGATCCGGCTGCAGCCGGACAACGCGGCCGCGATCGAGGCCGCCGCCGGCCAGGTCATCGGCGAGCTGGCCGGACAGCCCGGCGGCTACCACCAGCGCACACGGCAGCGCTTCGACACGCTGGCCAAGACCCTGCAGGGCTGGAGCAAGGGCCACGACGGCAACGCGGTGCTGGCGCGCCTGCAGCGCAAGATGCAGGAAAGCTGCGGCAGCCAGGACCGCGACAGCTGCCAGCATTGGCTGGGGTGA
- a CDS encoding bile acid:sodium symporter family protein, whose amino-acid sequence MSLLKKLRIEPFTLALLATVLLASLLPVQGQAAAIMDNVTDIAIAALFFLHGARLSREAIVAGALHWRLHLTILAATFVLFPLLGLLLKPLSHWLLTPELYIGVLFLCALPSTVQSSIAFTSMAGGNVPAAVCSASLSSLLGVFLTPLLMGLLAGAQSAMANPLEAMGKIMLQLLVPFVAGHLLRPWVGAWVERRRAVLRYTDQGVILLVVYTAFSAAVIEGLWRKTPLPALLGVAVVAALLLALAMGLITFAARRLGFGRQDEIPIVFCGSKKSLATGVPMAKVLFASGSLGAIVLPVMIYHQIQLIVCAFVAQRYARDAKTAQRG is encoded by the coding sequence ATGAGCCTGCTGAAGAAACTCCGCATCGAACCCTTCACCCTGGCCCTGCTCGCGACCGTGCTGCTGGCCTCGCTGCTGCCGGTGCAAGGACAGGCGGCGGCGATCATGGACAACGTCACCGACATCGCCATCGCCGCACTGTTCTTCCTGCACGGCGCGCGCCTGTCGCGCGAGGCGATCGTCGCCGGCGCGCTGCACTGGCGCCTGCACCTGACCATCCTCGCCGCCACCTTCGTGCTGTTCCCGCTGCTGGGGCTGCTGCTCAAGCCGCTGTCGCACTGGCTGCTGACCCCGGAGCTGTACATCGGCGTGCTGTTCCTGTGCGCGCTGCCGTCCACGGTGCAGTCGTCGATCGCGTTCACCTCGATGGCCGGCGGCAACGTGCCGGCGGCGGTGTGCAGCGCATCGCTGTCGAGCCTGCTCGGGGTGTTCCTGACGCCGCTGCTGATGGGCCTGCTGGCCGGCGCGCAGAGCGCGATGGCCAACCCGCTGGAGGCGATGGGCAAGATCATGCTGCAGCTGCTGGTGCCGTTCGTCGCCGGCCACCTGCTGCGGCCCTGGGTCGGCGCCTGGGTCGAGCGGCGCCGCGCGGTGCTGCGCTACACCGACCAGGGCGTGATCCTGCTGGTGGTATACACCGCCTTCAGCGCCGCGGTGATCGAGGGCCTGTGGCGCAAGACGCCGTTGCCGGCGCTGCTCGGCGTGGCGGTGGTGGCCGCGCTGCTGCTGGCGCTGGCGATGGGGCTGATCACCTTCGCCGCGCGGCGGCTGGGCTTCGGCCGCCAGGACGAGATCCCGATCGTGTTCTGCGGCTCCAAGAAGAGCCTGGCCACCGGCGTGCCGATGGCCAAGGTGCTGTTCGCCAGCGGCAGCCTGGGCGCGATCGTGCTGCCGGTGATGATCTACCACCAGATCCAGCTGATCGTCTGCGCCTTCGTCGCGCAGCGCTATGCGCGCGATGCGAAGACCGCGCAGCGCGGCTAG
- the dnaG gene encoding DNA primase has product MARIPDAFIDDLLARTDIVEVVGTRVPLKRQGKEYAARCPFHDERSASFTVSPTKQFYHCFGCGAHGTAISFLMNYDRLEFLDAVDELAKRAGMEVPRDAQQRGAAQAAGDDHRDLYSALDAATKFFQRQLESSDKARSYLDGRGVDADNRARFQIGYAPDGYSALKDALGTDERRHKLLERAGLFSKNERGHVYDKFRDRVMFPIFDRRGRVIAFGGRVMDKDDGPKYLNSPETALFHKGRELYGLWQVRQANQKIERLIVVEGYMDVVSLFQFGVTQAVATLGTATTSEHAELLFRNAPDVFFCFDGDAAGRRAGWKALESVLPRMKDGRQAFFLFLPDGEDPDSIVRKEGADGFAARLQQATPLSQFFFDELSREVNLATLDGKARLAERARPMLAQIPDGAFGDLMRQRLAEITGIGGPAPAAAQPAKPPPRAARPTQKRSLVREAIVRLLHTPALALDLPPPYPFAGLRLPGIELMIELLEIVHTRPDISTGALLEHFHEREELAALQKLAVQEIPGETASWRQELHDVVVQLERQTLQQRLEELQAKQRAQGLDETDKYELRELLRLRPGAR; this is encoded by the coding sequence ATGGCCCGCATCCCCGACGCATTCATCGACGACCTGCTCGCCCGCACCGACATCGTCGAGGTGGTCGGCACGCGCGTGCCGCTGAAGCGCCAGGGCAAGGAGTACGCGGCGCGCTGCCCGTTCCACGACGAGCGCTCGGCGTCGTTCACGGTGTCCCCGACCAAGCAGTTCTACCACTGCTTCGGCTGCGGCGCGCACGGCACCGCGATCAGCTTCCTGATGAACTACGACCGCCTGGAGTTCCTCGACGCGGTCGACGAACTGGCCAAGCGCGCCGGCATGGAAGTGCCGCGCGACGCGCAGCAGCGCGGCGCCGCGCAGGCCGCCGGCGACGACCATCGCGACCTGTACTCGGCGCTGGACGCGGCGACCAAGTTCTTCCAGCGCCAGCTCGAGTCCAGCGACAAGGCGCGCAGCTACCTCGACGGCCGCGGCGTGGACGCGGACAACCGCGCGCGCTTCCAGATCGGCTACGCGCCGGACGGCTACAGCGCGCTGAAGGACGCGCTGGGCACCGACGAGCGCCGCCACAAGCTGCTCGAGCGCGCCGGGCTGTTCTCCAAGAACGAGCGCGGCCACGTCTACGACAAGTTCCGCGACCGGGTCATGTTCCCGATCTTCGACCGCCGCGGCCGGGTCATTGCCTTCGGCGGCCGGGTCATGGACAAGGACGACGGCCCCAAGTACCTGAACTCGCCGGAGACCGCGCTGTTCCACAAGGGCCGCGAGCTGTACGGCCTGTGGCAGGTGCGCCAGGCCAACCAGAAGATCGAGCGACTGATCGTGGTCGAGGGCTACATGGACGTGGTCTCGCTGTTCCAGTTCGGCGTCACCCAGGCGGTGGCGACGCTGGGCACCGCGACCACCTCCGAACACGCCGAGCTGCTGTTCCGCAACGCGCCGGACGTGTTCTTCTGCTTCGACGGCGACGCCGCCGGCCGCCGCGCCGGCTGGAAGGCGCTGGAATCGGTGCTGCCGCGGATGAAGGACGGGCGCCAGGCGTTCTTCCTGTTCCTGCCCGACGGCGAGGACCCGGACAGCATCGTGCGCAAGGAAGGCGCCGACGGGTTCGCCGCGCGCCTGCAGCAGGCCACGCCGCTGTCGCAGTTCTTCTTCGACGAACTCTCGCGCGAGGTCAACCTGGCCACGCTCGACGGCAAGGCGCGGCTGGCCGAGCGCGCGCGGCCGATGCTGGCGCAGATCCCCGACGGCGCCTTCGGCGACCTGATGCGCCAGCGCCTGGCCGAGATCACCGGCATCGGCGGCCCCGCGCCCGCCGCCGCGCAGCCGGCCAAGCCGCCGCCGCGCGCGGCGCGGCCGACGCAGAAGCGCAGCCTGGTGCGCGAGGCGATCGTGCGCCTGCTGCACACGCCCGCGCTGGCGCTGGACCTGCCCCCGCCCTACCCGTTCGCCGGCCTGCGCCTGCCCGGCATCGAACTGATGATCGAGCTGCTGGAGATCGTGCACACGCGCCCGGACATCTCCACCGGCGCGCTGCTCGAGCACTTCCACGAACGCGAGGAACTGGCCGCGCTGCAGAAACTGGCGGTGCAGGAGATTCCCGGCGAAACCGCCAGCTGGCGCCAGGAGCTGCACGACGTGGTGGTGCAGCTGGAGCGGCAGACCCTGCAGCAGCGGCTGGAGGAACTGCAGGCCAAGCAGCGCGCGCAGGGCCTGGACGAGACCGACAAGTACGAACTGCGCGAGCTGTTGCGGCTGCGCCCCGGTGCGCGCTGA
- a CDS encoding YihY/virulence factor BrkB family protein — MSLPLSSARLHKHLDRLQQSLPAALLRRFVEIDVMTQAASLSFYALLSLAPLLVLLLWLTASLYPQAQQAFIEQIGQLAGHGAREVAQTIIDNAKNQPNVGSLAGLWSTLLLFVGATAVFAQLQNALNLIFRTDKQRLEGIVAWLKKRVFSFGVVFALGFLLLISMILTTVLQVAFARLPSLLPAVGYASTLAIYILAFAVLYHYLPDRRVEWRQAVIGGAITACLFVAGRYAIGLYIATAAPGSAYGSMGALVILLVWIYYATVVFFVGALITAVIDERLRSRRKLAAAGIDASAIAAVPPQP, encoded by the coding sequence ATGTCCCTGCCGTTGTCGAGTGCACGCCTGCACAAACACCTGGACCGCCTGCAGCAGAGCCTGCCGGCGGCGCTGCTGCGGCGCTTCGTCGAGATCGACGTGATGACCCAGGCCGCCTCGCTGTCGTTCTACGCGCTGCTGTCGCTGGCGCCGCTGCTGGTGCTGCTGCTGTGGCTGACCGCCTCGCTGTACCCGCAGGCGCAGCAGGCCTTCATCGAGCAGATCGGGCAACTGGCGGGACACGGCGCGCGCGAAGTGGCGCAGACCATCATCGACAACGCCAAGAACCAGCCCAACGTCGGCTCGCTGGCCGGGCTGTGGAGCACGCTGCTGCTGTTCGTCGGCGCCACCGCGGTGTTCGCGCAGCTGCAGAACGCGCTGAACCTGATCTTCCGCACCGACAAGCAGCGCCTGGAAGGCATCGTGGCGTGGCTGAAGAAGCGCGTGTTCTCGTTCGGCGTGGTGTTCGCGCTGGGCTTCCTGCTGCTGATCTCGATGATCCTGACCACGGTGCTGCAGGTCGCCTTCGCGCGCCTGCCGTCGCTGCTGCCGGCGGTGGGCTACGCCTCCACGCTGGCGATCTACATCCTGGCCTTCGCCGTGCTCTACCACTACCTGCCGGACCGGCGCGTGGAGTGGCGCCAGGCGGTGATCGGCGGCGCCATCACCGCCTGCCTGTTCGTGGCCGGGCGCTATGCGATCGGCCTGTACATCGCCACCGCCGCGCCGGGCAGCGCCTACGGCTCGATGGGCGCGCTGGTGATCCTGCTGGTGTGGATCTACTACGCCACGGTGGTGTTCTTCGTCGGCGCGCTGATCACCGCGGTGATCGACGAACGCCTGCGCTCGCGGCGCAAGCTGGCCGCGGCCGGGATCGACGCCAGCGCGATCGCCGCGGTTCCGCCGCAGCCCTAG
- a CDS encoding GatB/YqeY domain-containing protein — MTLKQQLTDDMKAAMKARDTHNLGVIRLINAAIKQKEVDERVELDDAAVLAVMDKMVKQRKDSVSQYEAANREDLAAIEREEIVVIERYLPAKLGEAEIVAAIQAAIAQTGASGPADMGKLMGALKPALAGKADMGLVSTLVKQQLAG; from the coding sequence ATGACCCTCAAGCAGCAGCTCACCGACGACATGAAGGCCGCGATGAAGGCCCGCGACACGCACAACCTGGGCGTGATCCGGCTGATCAACGCCGCGATCAAGCAGAAGGAAGTGGACGAGCGCGTGGAACTGGACGACGCCGCGGTGCTGGCGGTGATGGACAAGATGGTCAAGCAGCGCAAGGACTCGGTGAGCCAGTACGAAGCCGCCAACCGCGAGGACCTGGCGGCGATCGAGCGCGAGGAGATCGTGGTGATCGAGCGCTACCTGCCGGCCAAGCTCGGCGAGGCCGAGATCGTCGCCGCGATCCAGGCCGCGATCGCGCAGACCGGCGCCAGCGGCCCGGCCGACATGGGCAAGCTGATGGGCGCGCTGAAGCCGGCGCTGGCCGGCAAGGCCGACATGGGCCTGGTCTCGACGCTGGTCAAGCAGCAGCTGGCCGGCTGA
- the rpsU gene encoding 30S ribosomal protein S21 has product MPSVKVRENEPFEFALRRFKRTCEKAGVLAETRKREFYEKPTQERKRKAAAAVKRQLRRTSRDVTKRQRLY; this is encoded by the coding sequence ATGCCCAGCGTCAAAGTCCGCGAGAACGAGCCCTTCGAGTTTGCGCTCCGTCGCTTCAAGCGCACCTGCGAAAAGGCCGGCGTGCTGGCCGAAACCCGCAAGCGCGAGTTCTACGAAAAGCCGACCCAGGAACGCAAGCGCAAGGCCGCAGCCGCGGTGAAGCGCCAGCTGCGCCGGACGTCTCGCGACGTCACCAAGCGCCAGCGTCTGTACTGA